A genomic segment from Lignipirellula cremea encodes:
- a CDS encoding DUF1552 domain-containing protein, translating to MSNFNSSRWLLNRRHALRGMGVAIALPMLNCMKWDSLKAAETPPPAAVKRSVFIYVPNGVNTLTWQIQQAGADYQLTSPLASLEKHRSQITPISGLYHPSGIGQAHECDKIWLTGAKVSQEGGAFRNTISADQLMAETVGAATRFSSLELSVTGGTLAWSRDGVPLPAERRPISIFQRLFGEEAGGVEAARRRLDRRASVLDLVLENARSLRSQIGVEDRSRLDEYLHSVRDVELRTERAESWLDIPKPAIDKATEAQVSRNIAPAEAGDYYRTMYDLMVLALRTDMTRVVTCMSGSESNGLAIPEIGVPQTRHELSHHNGDPEQLRRLTMCDTFLAEQFAYFLERMQAYGEGGDTLLDSTQVLWGSGMAYGHSHGNANLPTILAGGRALGLRHGQHLDYNLPKIGQYDMTDSRKHYGICSRPVDSNARLNNLLVTMLQRMGVETENFGDSLGSISEIVA from the coding sequence ATGAGCAATTTCAACTCCAGCCGCTGGCTCCTGAATCGACGACACGCCTTGCGCGGCATGGGCGTTGCGATCGCTTTGCCGATGTTGAACTGCATGAAGTGGGACAGCCTGAAAGCGGCCGAAACCCCGCCGCCCGCCGCCGTGAAGCGCAGCGTTTTCATCTATGTGCCCAACGGCGTGAACACGCTCACCTGGCAGATCCAGCAGGCCGGGGCCGATTACCAGCTGACCAGCCCGCTGGCGTCGCTGGAGAAGCACCGCAGCCAGATCACGCCGATCAGCGGTCTGTACCATCCCAGCGGCATCGGCCAGGCGCACGAGTGCGATAAAATCTGGCTCACTGGCGCCAAGGTCAGCCAGGAAGGCGGGGCCTTCCGCAATACCATTTCGGCCGATCAGCTGATGGCGGAAACAGTCGGCGCGGCCACGCGGTTCTCGTCCCTGGAACTGTCGGTCACCGGCGGTACGCTGGCCTGGTCCCGCGACGGCGTGCCGTTGCCGGCGGAGCGTCGGCCCATCTCGATCTTCCAGCGTCTGTTCGGCGAAGAGGCCGGCGGCGTCGAAGCGGCCCGGCGCCGGCTCGATCGTCGCGCCAGCGTACTCGACCTGGTGCTGGAGAATGCCCGCAGCCTCCGCAGCCAGATCGGCGTGGAAGACCGCAGCCGCCTGGATGAATACCTGCACTCCGTCCGCGACGTAGAACTGCGCACCGAACGGGCCGAATCCTGGCTCGACATTCCCAAACCGGCCATCGACAAAGCGACCGAGGCCCAGGTCTCCCGCAACATCGCCCCGGCCGAAGCGGGCGACTACTACCGCACCATGTACGACCTGATGGTGCTCGCCCTGCGGACCGACATGACCCGCGTGGTGACCTGCATGTCGGGCAGCGAAAGCAACGGCCTGGCGATTCCGGAGATCGGCGTGCCGCAAACGCGTCATGAACTGTCACACCACAACGGCGACCCGGAGCAACTCCGCCGGCTGACGATGTGCGATACGTTCCTGGCCGAGCAGTTCGCCTACTTCCTGGAACGGATGCAAGCCTACGGCGAAGGGGGCGACACCCTGCTCGACAGCACCCAGGTGCTGTGGGGCAGCGGCATGGCTTATGGCCATAGCCACGGCAACGCCAACCTGCCGACCATCCTGGCCGGCGGCCGCGCGCTGGGTCTGCGTCATGGCCAGCACCTGGATTACAACCTGCCGAAGATCGGGCAGTACGACATGACCGACAGCCGCAAGCATTACGGCATCTGCTCCCGTCCCGTCGACAGCAACGCCCGGCTGAACAACCTGCTGGTCACCATGCTGCAGCGGATGGGGGTGGAAACCGAGAACTTCGGCGACAGCCTCGGCTCCATTTCCGAGATCGTCGCCTGA
- a CDS encoding IS701 family transposase gives MAKRKRSAKRPQAKHKKQTPSQHHKCQRLKRTNPLRSRTTEAITPLCGYLHTAVAALQSVLDRRIAFRLSIIVAGMLLADDRRTASAWFAAAGVQQDWDRFYECLISVGRSSGSLASAMVGLLVQKFAPGVGDRIQLALDDSPTSRFGRCVEGAGVHHNPTPGPADGEWLYGHNWVLLTWLATHPLWGVIALPLQSLLYVRQADVPKLAVKYAWEFRTKHELGVALLTSFVQSLRARGVRNSVWLAVDGAYAARPFLLPVLKLGVTVVSRLRRDACLFDLPGEAVPHRRGRHRIYGRNKLSLATLADQSQGWESLTYSGRGVEVTRPCKSFLATSELISGRIRVVLLRFDDGNWAPYFCTDPSADVREILEAVAARWAIEECFQGMKEVWGAGQQQVRNVWSSIGCWNLNSWVYGLVELCSWESPQAELSDRRSRPWDNASRWPSHADRRRTIARKMLEKQFIATLPPTPNSPQIRTLLEGLIAIVI, from the coding sequence ATGGCCAAGCGTAAGCGATCCGCCAAACGTCCGCAAGCGAAACACAAAAAGCAGACGCCGTCGCAGCATCACAAGTGCCAGCGTTTGAAGCGGACCAATCCCTTGCGATCGCGCACGACAGAAGCGATCACCCCTTTGTGCGGCTATCTCCACACGGCCGTGGCCGCCTTGCAGTCGGTGCTGGATCGACGGATCGCCTTTCGGTTGTCGATCATCGTCGCGGGCATGTTGCTGGCCGACGATCGACGCACCGCCAGCGCCTGGTTCGCCGCGGCCGGGGTGCAGCAGGACTGGGATCGCTTCTATGAATGCCTCATCAGCGTTGGCCGATCGTCGGGATCGCTGGCCAGCGCCATGGTCGGCTTGCTCGTGCAGAAGTTCGCGCCGGGCGTCGGCGACCGCATTCAGCTCGCCCTGGATGACTCGCCCACTTCGCGCTTCGGACGCTGTGTGGAAGGCGCCGGAGTGCATCACAATCCGACGCCGGGACCGGCCGACGGAGAATGGCTTTACGGCCACAACTGGGTCCTGTTGACCTGGCTGGCGACGCATCCGTTGTGGGGCGTGATCGCCTTGCCGCTGCAGTCGCTGCTGTACGTCCGCCAGGCCGATGTGCCGAAACTGGCGGTAAAATATGCATGGGAATTCCGTACGAAACACGAACTGGGCGTCGCGCTGTTGACGTCGTTCGTGCAATCGCTGCGCGCCCGCGGCGTGCGGAACTCGGTCTGGCTGGCGGTCGACGGCGCCTACGCCGCACGACCTTTTCTCCTGCCTGTGCTGAAACTCGGCGTCACGGTCGTCAGCCGCTTGCGCAGGGACGCCTGCTTGTTCGACCTGCCCGGCGAAGCTGTTCCGCACCGTCGCGGCAGGCACCGGATTTATGGCCGGAACAAACTCTCCCTGGCGACACTCGCCGACCAAAGTCAAGGCTGGGAATCGCTCACCTATTCTGGCCGAGGCGTCGAAGTCACGCGCCCGTGCAAATCGTTCCTGGCGACATCGGAGTTGATCAGCGGGCGCATCCGTGTGGTGCTGCTCCGTTTTGACGATGGCAACTGGGCGCCTTACTTTTGCACGGACCCCAGCGCCGACGTGCGTGAGATTCTGGAGGCCGTCGCCGCGCGCTGGGCGATCGAAGAATGTTTCCAAGGGATGAAAGAAGTCTGGGGCGCCGGTCAGCAGCAAGTTCGAAATGTGTGGTCGAGCATCGGCTGTTGGAATCTCAACAGCTGGGTGTACGGCCTTGTGGAACTGTGCAGTTGGGAGTCGCCGCAAGCGGAACTGAGCGACCGCCGCTCCCGCCCCTGGGACAACGCCTCGCGTTGGCCGTCCCACGCCGACCGTCGCCGCACAATCGCCCGTAAAATGTTAGAAAAACAATTTATCGCCACTCTACCCCCGACGCCCAACAGCCCCCAAATCCGCACGCTCCTTGAAGGGCTAATCGCCATAGTAATATGA
- a CDS encoding NAD(P)/FAD-dependent oxidoreductase yields MTGQEIESVAVIGAGMAGLCCAQHLRAAGLTVRVFDKSRGVGGRLATRRTDGEAAFDHGAQYFTVSDPILRRHVDSWIRAGVAAPWSGRIVVLKQGQTSPPHGEVTRYVGAPAMTAIAKHLAHGLNLELNARIARLEPAGEKWRLRGEQEQDLGQFDAVLVTAPAPQTLDLLQGLAPFDAQLAEARLAPSWAVMLALPEPLALPLDGAFVEDSPLSWIARNSSKPERPATPDCWVLHARGDWSEEHLEEAPETVIAALLAAFWSATGATAPPDLTATAHRWRYALPTNPLPERCLFDPQSRLGVAGDWCGGPKVEGAFLSGLALAEAVFSLL; encoded by the coding sequence ATGACAGGTCAGGAGATCGAGTCGGTTGCGGTCATCGGGGCCGGCATGGCCGGGCTGTGTTGCGCTCAGCACTTGCGGGCGGCCGGATTGACCGTGCGCGTGTTCGACAAAAGCCGCGGCGTCGGAGGGCGCCTGGCGACCCGTCGCACCGACGGCGAGGCGGCCTTTGACCATGGCGCCCAGTACTTCACCGTTTCTGATCCGATCCTGCGGAGGCATGTCGACAGCTGGATCAGGGCCGGCGTGGCGGCGCCGTGGAGCGGGCGCATTGTCGTGCTTAAGCAGGGACAAACGTCCCCGCCCCATGGCGAAGTCACGCGTTACGTCGGTGCGCCGGCCATGACGGCGATCGCCAAACATCTGGCGCATGGACTGAATCTGGAGTTGAATGCTCGGATCGCCCGGCTGGAACCTGCCGGCGAAAAATGGCGTCTGCGAGGCGAACAGGAGCAAGACCTGGGCCAGTTTGACGCGGTGCTGGTCACCGCCCCGGCGCCCCAGACGCTGGATCTGCTGCAGGGCCTCGCTCCGTTTGACGCGCAGTTAGCCGAAGCGCGGCTGGCGCCCAGCTGGGCCGTGATGCTGGCCTTGCCAGAGCCGCTGGCGTTGCCGCTGGACGGCGCCTTTGTGGAAGATTCGCCCCTGTCGTGGATCGCCCGGAACAGCAGCAAACCGGAGCGTCCGGCGACGCCCGACTGCTGGGTGCTGCACGCCCGGGGCGACTGGTCCGAGGAGCATCTGGAAGAGGCGCCCGAGACGGTCATCGCCGCGTTGCTGGCTGCGTTCTGGTCGGCGACCGGCGCGACCGCTCCGCCGGACCTGACCGCCACGGCCCATCGCTGGCGGTATGCGTTGCCGACGAACCCGCTGCCGGAGCGCTGCCTGTTTGATCCGCAGTCGCGGCTGGGCGTCGCCGGCGACTGGTGCGGCGGACCCAAAGTCGAAGGCGCCTTCCTCAGCGGCCTGGCGCTCGCCGAGGCCGTGTTCAGTCTGCTGTAG
- a CDS encoding DUF1592 domain-containing protein, with the protein MLRSFLFATAFLACEVALVSGPFSSVRGAEPAADPTAAASADFEKQILPFMQQHCVRCHNADKQEGEFRIDNLSHQVGDGPSLKRWREVIEKINSDEMPPADAPNRPSAEEGNRIVDWLVARIKEGEASRLARREPVSFHRLTREEYALTVKDLLGVQYDVTDPGGLEEDPNWHGFERIGSVLSLSASHVEKYFAAAEAILAEAYPDKPIESQVVRKAAHELRGRSSRKLEELGLLDKVRVDMWPGHSVKGGRAGPGSGWFKTAGEYKVRMQLSGLKPANGRAPHVTFYADKLDRMLFEQDIVAPEEKPTVVEFQTHLPAGSHTFDVTNDVPGPSVLPRFGRSGFKSFISLKDGRIPWQLKLTDEEGLPLHPFLILDWIEWEGPLVSEEAQQKRDQFLPADLTDPEQLREKLTLFVEKAFRRPAKAAEVDRFLTLAQNEMAAGEKPLAAWRTTLLAVLCSSDFYYVVEGTPGAPSATLNDWELATRLSYFLWSSMPDEELFDLARQGRLHEREVLQAQTARMLADPRSKRFAESFSRQWLQLKKVGMFTPDSNLYPEYDKYLEQSMKRETTEFFREVFENNLTLREFLVSDWTMINPRLALHYGMETLDQDAFQRTALKPEDHRGGILTHASILSLSSDGTRHRPVHRGVWVLESIFDKPPSPPPANIEPIESTPVDAPKATVRMKLDAHKSNQNCAVCHRKIDPLGFAFDNYDAIGRWRTEEKVQGTGDNPLVDASGVLPDGRTFANAQEFQQLLLDDLDSFSATFMKKLATFGLRRAMTVDDEADLRQLAAACQASDYRVRDAVEAFILSDLFQKR; encoded by the coding sequence ATGCTGAGATCTTTCCTGTTTGCCACAGCGTTTCTGGCCTGCGAAGTCGCCCTGGTTAGCGGGCCCTTCAGCTCCGTCCGGGGCGCGGAGCCGGCCGCCGATCCGACGGCCGCCGCCAGCGCCGACTTTGAGAAACAGATCCTGCCGTTCATGCAACAGCACTGCGTGCGCTGCCATAACGCCGACAAGCAGGAAGGCGAATTTCGCATTGATAACCTGTCGCACCAGGTAGGCGACGGTCCTTCGCTGAAACGCTGGAGGGAAGTCATTGAGAAGATCAACAGCGACGAAATGCCCCCGGCCGACGCGCCCAACCGGCCGTCCGCCGAAGAAGGGAACCGCATCGTCGATTGGCTTGTCGCCCGCATCAAAGAAGGCGAAGCGAGCCGCCTGGCCCGCCGGGAGCCCGTCTCCTTCCATCGGCTCACGCGGGAAGAATACGCACTCACGGTCAAGGACCTGCTGGGCGTGCAATACGATGTGACCGACCCGGGCGGCCTGGAGGAAGATCCCAACTGGCACGGCTTTGAGCGGATTGGCTCGGTGCTGTCGCTGTCGGCTTCGCATGTCGAAAAGTACTTCGCGGCGGCGGAAGCGATCCTGGCCGAGGCGTATCCCGACAAGCCAATCGAATCGCAAGTCGTGCGCAAGGCAGCCCACGAACTCCGCGGCCGCAGCTCTCGCAAGCTGGAAGAGCTCGGCCTGCTGGACAAAGTCCGGGTCGACATGTGGCCCGGCCACTCGGTGAAGGGCGGACGCGCGGGACCGGGCTCCGGCTGGTTCAAAACGGCGGGCGAGTACAAAGTCCGCATGCAGCTGAGCGGCCTCAAGCCGGCGAACGGCCGCGCTCCGCACGTGACGTTCTACGCCGACAAGCTGGACCGGATGCTGTTCGAGCAGGATATCGTTGCTCCCGAAGAGAAGCCGACGGTGGTCGAATTCCAGACGCATCTGCCGGCTGGCAGCCACACCTTTGACGTCACCAACGACGTGCCGGGCCCTTCCGTTTTGCCCCGTTTTGGCCGCTCCGGCTTCAAGTCGTTTATTAGCCTGAAAGACGGCCGTATTCCGTGGCAGTTGAAACTGACCGATGAAGAGGGCCTGCCTCTGCACCCGTTCCTGATCCTGGATTGGATCGAATGGGAAGGGCCTCTTGTCAGCGAAGAAGCCCAGCAGAAGCGGGACCAGTTCCTGCCGGCCGACCTGACCGACCCGGAGCAGCTGCGCGAGAAGCTGACGCTGTTCGTGGAGAAAGCATTCCGCCGGCCCGCCAAAGCGGCCGAGGTCGACCGTTTTCTCACCCTGGCGCAAAACGAAATGGCGGCCGGCGAAAAACCGCTGGCTGCCTGGCGTACGACCCTGCTGGCGGTGCTCTGCTCCAGCGACTTCTACTATGTGGTCGAAGGGACGCCCGGCGCGCCGTCGGCCACGCTCAACGACTGGGAGCTGGCCACGCGGCTGTCGTACTTTTTGTGGAGCAGCATGCCTGATGAAGAGCTGTTCGACCTGGCCCGCCAGGGACGTCTGCACGAACGCGAAGTGCTCCAGGCGCAAACGGCCCGCATGCTGGCCGATCCCCGGTCCAAACGGTTTGCGGAATCCTTCTCGCGGCAATGGCTGCAGCTGAAGAAGGTCGGCATGTTTACGCCCGACTCGAACCTGTATCCGGAATACGACAAGTACCTGGAACAAAGCATGAAACGGGAGACGACCGAGTTCTTCCGCGAAGTGTTTGAGAACAACCTGACGCTGCGGGAGTTTCTCGTCTCCGACTGGACGATGATCAACCCGCGGCTGGCCCTGCACTACGGGATGGAAACGCTTGACCAGGATGCGTTCCAGCGGACGGCCCTCAAGCCGGAAGATCACCGCGGCGGCATTCTGACGCATGCCTCGATCCTGTCGCTCAGTTCCGACGGCACCCGGCATCGGCCCGTCCATCGCGGCGTGTGGGTGCTGGAGTCGATCTTCGACAAGCCGCCGTCCCCGCCGCCGGCCAACATCGAGCCGATCGAATCGACGCCCGTCGACGCGCCGAAGGCGACCGTCCGCATGAAGCTCGACGCCCATAAGAGCAACCAGAACTGCGCCGTGTGCCATCGCAAAATCGACCCGCTGGGCTTTGCTTTTGATAATTACGACGCCATCGGCCGCTGGCGAACCGAAGAAAAGGTCCAGGGGACTGGCGACAACCCGCTGGTCGACGCTTCCGGCGTGCTGCCCGACGGACGGACCTTTGCGAACGCCCAGGAGTTCCAGCAACTGCTGCTGGACGACCTGGATTCCTTCAGCGCGACCTTTATGAAAAAGCTGGCTACCTTTGGACTGCGTCGGGCGATGACGGTCGACGACGAGGCCGACCTGCGGCAACTGGCGGCCGCCTGCCAGGCGTCCGACTATCGCGTTCGAGACGCCGTGGAAGCGTTCATTCTGTCCGACCTGTTCCAGAAGCGTTAA
- a CDS encoding FAD-dependent oxidoreductase yields MKRLRLPFTPLAILALGFAFAAALPSAPAHSAEPETYDVVVYGGTSGGAAAAIQARRMGKSVILIEPGQHLGGLTSGGLGATDIGNKRAIGGVSREFYQKIREYYADDANWTAEKRADFPGRGHQPGEDTAWTFEPHAAEHVYQQMLREAKAPVLLQQRLDLRQGVKKVDGQIVALVMESGRAIAGRMFIDATYEGDLLALAGVSYHVGREANSVYQETLNGVQTKHAVHHQFSHDVDPYVVPGDPASGLLPGVQDTQPGEDGSGDNKVQAYCFRLCTTDAPGNRAEWKKPAGYDERQYELLLRNFEAGDVRVPWHPSRMPNRKTDTNNNFAISTDNIGQNYAYPDGDYATREAIIREHLDYQQGLMWTLAHHPRVPENVRQHFQTWRPAKDEFRDTNHWPHQLYVREARRMISDLVMNQNHCQGRLTAPHSVGLAAYTMDSHNIQRYVSDGKARNEGDVQVGGFGPYPIAFEAIRPRKSECKNLLVPVCLSASHIAFGSIRMEPVFMVLGQSAATAACQAIDQQVPIQDIDQAQLQKRLLADGQVLDADFKQ; encoded by the coding sequence GTGAAAAGACTCCGCCTTCCGTTCACTCCGCTCGCCATCCTGGCGCTGGGCTTCGCATTCGCGGCCGCCCTCCCCTCGGCTCCCGCGCATTCCGCCGAACCTGAGACCTACGATGTGGTCGTCTACGGCGGCACGTCCGGCGGGGCGGCGGCCGCGATCCAGGCTCGCCGCATGGGGAAGAGCGTGATCCTGATCGAACCGGGCCAGCACCTGGGCGGTCTCACCTCTGGCGGACTGGGCGCCACCGATATCGGCAACAAGCGGGCCATCGGCGGCGTCTCCCGGGAGTTCTATCAAAAGATCCGCGAGTACTACGCCGACGACGCCAACTGGACCGCCGAGAAACGGGCCGACTTCCCCGGCCGCGGTCACCAGCCTGGCGAAGATACGGCCTGGACGTTCGAACCGCACGCCGCCGAACACGTCTATCAGCAGATGCTCCGCGAGGCCAAGGCGCCCGTCCTGCTGCAGCAGCGGCTCGATCTGCGCCAGGGCGTAAAAAAGGTCGACGGCCAGATTGTCGCCCTGGTGATGGAAAGCGGCCGCGCCATCGCCGGACGCATGTTCATCGACGCCACCTACGAAGGCGATCTCCTGGCGCTCGCCGGCGTCTCTTACCATGTGGGCCGCGAGGCGAACTCCGTCTATCAGGAAACGCTCAACGGCGTGCAAACAAAACACGCCGTGCATCATCAGTTTTCCCACGACGTCGATCCCTACGTCGTGCCGGGCGATCCGGCCAGCGGCCTGCTGCCAGGCGTGCAGGACACCCAGCCCGGCGAAGACGGCTCCGGCGACAACAAGGTCCAGGCGTACTGCTTTCGCCTCTGCACGACCGACGCCCCTGGCAACCGGGCCGAGTGGAAAAAACCGGCGGGCTACGACGAGCGCCAGTATGAACTGCTGCTGCGAAACTTCGAGGCGGGCGACGTCCGCGTGCCGTGGCATCCTTCACGGATGCCAAACCGGAAGACCGACACCAACAACAACTTCGCCATTTCCACCGACAACATCGGCCAGAACTACGCGTATCCCGACGGCGATTACGCGACGCGCGAGGCCATTATTCGCGAGCATCTGGACTACCAGCAAGGGCTGATGTGGACGCTGGCCCATCATCCGCGCGTACCGGAAAACGTCCGACAACACTTCCAGACCTGGCGACCCGCCAAAGACGAGTTCCGCGACACCAACCACTGGCCGCACCAGCTTTACGTTCGCGAAGCCCGGCGGATGATCTCCGACCTGGTGATGAACCAGAACCACTGCCAGGGCCGCCTGACCGCCCCGCACTCCGTCGGCCTGGCCGCGTATACGATGGACTCGCACAACATCCAGCGATACGTGTCCGACGGCAAAGCCCGGAACGAAGGCGACGTGCAAGTCGGCGGCTTCGGCCCCTACCCGATCGCGTTCGAAGCGATCCGCCCCCGAAAATCCGAATGCAAGAACCTGCTGGTCCCGGTCTGCCTGTCCGCATCGCACATCGCCTTCGGCTCCATCCGGATGGAGCCCGTCTTCATGGTCCTCGGCCAATCCGCCGCCACCGCCGCCTGCCAGGCCATCGACCAGCAAGTCCCCATCCAAGACATCGACCAGGCACAGCTGCAGAAGCGACTACTGGCGGATGGGCAGGTGCTGGACGCTGACTTCAAGCAGTAA